One region of Vigna angularis cultivar LongXiaoDou No.4 chromosome 10, ASM1680809v1, whole genome shotgun sequence genomic DNA includes:
- the LOC108335329 gene encoding uncharacterized protein LOC108335329, producing MASGWMKSLQCKSRAYEDVYHPNSKYLIPSSSCRKSVQNIKDVVVDTTKPKSKPKPRPEKPLQKHPSSRYPPSAAKPDFETTINRSRSVTATATRHADPRFPSLTELTEGHPSRNVVEIIFHTSWGPKPFSGRVEMIFKVHNGPRTVSRFEEYRETVKGRAGTGTGPAHDYEENARCVADGNEVMRFHCLGPTSSGAPYGGACALSFPGGKGSAICTFAGSGDAHESSGGGRGRRAMLVCRVVAGRVSKQNGFMESLLDGRVGFDSVSGDNGELLVFDSRAVLPCFLIIYKL from the coding sequence ATGGCGAGTGGGTGGATGAAGTCATTGCAGTGCAAGTCAAGAGCTTACGAAGACGTCTACCACCCAAATTCTAAATACCTCATTCCCAGTTCGAGTTGCAGAAAGAGCGTTCAAAACATCAAAGACGTCGTCGTTGACACCACCAAGCCCAAGTCCAAGCCCAAACCCAGGCCCGAAAAGCCTCTTCAGAAACACCCCAGCTCCAGATACCCTCCATCCGCAGCCAAGCCCGATTTTGAAACCACTATCAACCGCTCCCGGAGCGTCACAGCCACCGCCACGCGCCACGCCGACCCTCGCTTCCCTTCTCTCACCGAACTCACCGAGGGGCATCCTTCGCGGAACGTGGTGGAGATAATCTTTCACACCAGCTGGGGGCCCAAGCCTTTCTCGGGCCGTGTCGAGATGATATTTAAGGTCCACAACGGCCCGAGAACGGTCTCCCGCTTCGAGGAGTATCGGGAGACGGTGAAGGGCCGGGCGGGAACAGGGACTGGACCTGCCCATGACTACGAGGAGAATGCGAGATGCGTTGCGGACGGGAATGAGGTCATGAGGTTTCACTGCTTGGGCCCCACCTCCAGCGGCGCCCCCTACGGCGGAGCCTGCGCGTTGTCCTTCCCCGGCGGTAAGGGCTCGGCTATTTGCACATTCGCCGGCAGCGGCGACGCCCATGAAAGCTCTGGCGGAGGTAGGGGCAGGAGGGCAATGCTTGTGTGTCGGGTCGTAGCGGGTCGGGTCTCCAAGCAAAATGGGTTCATGGAATCGTTGTTGGATGGACGAGTTGGGTTCGACTCAGTCAGTGGGGACAACGGCGAGTTATTAGTGTTTGACTCGCGCGCTGTGTTGCCCTGTTTTCTCATCatttataaattgtaa
- the LOC108335929 gene encoding oxysterol-binding protein-related protein 2A isoform X2, with product MRVKEMHQLCCISLESPGIGNHSPERMAARLFQTRSFPAVGSLGNAAQRWETTVAGVLYKWTNYGKGWRSRWFLLRNGVLSYAKIRCPENLNLLTSSDDISFIGEISTNRLARVDRVAPATRRKHRKASSSSRVVHLKISSFRESKSDDRRFYIFTATKTLHLRTDSRNDRVAWIQALVSTRGLYPHQALNDHLLLTPNDISVSTDRLKLRLLEEGTSENLVKECEQIMLSEFSEMQGQLEVLCQERSNLLDTIRQLEAANTEPEATAIHDGEYQLTKNEFSSLGRGKYSECSTTESSDDIEKQEMEEVSDEDEISYYDTRDCFTEPDCKCESERAINEVDRCREASTQCTDTENIYPEKMVCNYKHPQIARRKKLPDPVEKEKGVSLWSMIKDNVGKDLTRVCLPVYFNEPISSLQKCCEDLEYSYLLDLAHEYGKSGNGLLRALYVAAFAVSGYASSEGRNCKPFNPLLGETYEADYPEKGIRFFSEKVSHHPTLIACHCEGRGWKFWADSNIHSKFRGRSIQLDPVGVLTLEFNDGEIFQWSKVTTTIYNLILGKIYCDHHGNMDIRGNRKYSCRLKFKEQTILDRNPRQVHGFVEDVTGKKVATLFGKWDDSMYYMSGNVNVKPKDLNSPNASLLWKRTMESPNVTRYNLTPFAITLNELTPGLKENLPPTDSRLRPDQRHLENGEYDKANLEKQRLEKRQRMSRKIQENGWKPRWFRREGESGTFRYIGGYWEARELRSWDGCPDIFSEINEESADSFGAF from the exons ATGCGAGTGAAAGAGATGCACCAACTGTGTTGTATCTCTCTGGAGAGTCCTGGAATCGGCAACCATTCCCCGGAGCGGATGGCGGCGAGACTTTTTCAAACGAGGAGCTTCCCGGCGGTGGGATCTCTGGGCAATGCTGCTCAAAGATGGGAGACCACGGTGGCCGGCGTTCTCTACAAGTGGACCAATTACGGCAAAGGCTGGAGATCCCGATGGTTCCTCCTCAGGAACGGTGTTCTCTCTTATGCCAAGATCAGATGTCCGGAGAATCTCAACCTCCTCACTTCTTCTGACGACATTAGCTTCATAGGGGAGATTTCCACCAACCGACTCGCACGAGTGGACAGAGTTGCCCCCGCCACACGACGAAAACACCGCAAAGCTTCTTCCTCTTCCCGTGTAGTCCATCTCAAG ATTTCATCATTTAGAGAGAGCAAGTCAGATGATCGGCGTTTCTATATATTTACAGCAACGAAAACTCTCCATCTGAGAACTGATTCGAGGAATGATCGGGTTGCGTGGATACAGGCATTGGTTTCGACACGTGGCCTGTATCCTCATCAAGCCCTCAATGATCATCTCTTGCTTACACCCAATGATATATCCGTGTCAACCGACAGGCTTAAGTTACGCTTGCTTGAAGAGGGTACCAGTGAGAACCTTGTAAAGGAGTGCGAGCAAATCATGCTCTCAGAGTTCTCCGAAATGCAAGGACAACTTGAAGTTCTTTGTCAAGAGCGATCTAATTTGCTTGATACAATAAGGCAATTGGAG GCAGCTAATACTGAACCTGAGGCCACTGCAATACACGATGGTGAATACCAGTTAACAAAGAACGAGTTTTCAAGTCTTGGACGTGGAAAATATAGTG AATGTAGTACAACTGAATCATCTGATGATATTGAGAAACAAGAGATGGAGGAAGTATCAGATGAAGATGAAATCTCATATTATGATACTAGAGATTGTTTTACGGAGCCTGATTGCAAGTGTGAGTCAGAAAGAGCTATAAATGAAGTGGACAGGTGTAGGGAAGCCAGCACGCAATGCACTGATACAGAGAACATTTATCCCGAGAAAATGGTCTGTAATTATAAGCACCCTCAGATAGCAAGACGAAAAAAGCTTCCAGATCCTGTTGAGAAAGAGAAGGGTGTTAGTCTTTGGTCAATGATCAAGGACAACGTGGGAAAAGATCTCACGAGAGTTTGTCTCCCGGTATACTTTAATGAGCCTATATCTTCCCTACAAAAATGTTGTGAGGACTTGGAGTACTCTTATCTACTGGATCTAGCTCACGAGTACGGAAAATCA GGAAACGGTCTTCTTCGGGCACTGTATGTTGCTGCCTTTGCAGTTTCGGGTTATGCGTCATCTGAAGGTCGTAACTGTAAACCCTTTAATCCTTTACTGGGTGAAACCTACGAAGCTGATTACCCCGAGAAAGGAATTCGCTTCTTTTCAGAGAAG GTCAGCCATCATCCAACACTCATTGCCTGCCACTGCGAAGGTAGAGGATGGAAGTTTTGGGCTGACAGCAACATCCATTCAAAGTTTCGGGGAAGGTCAATTCAGCTTGATCCAGTAGGTGTTCTGACCCTAGAGTTCAATGATGGTGAAATATTTCAGTGGAGCAAG GTCACCACCACGATCTATAATCTCATCCTTGGGAAAATATACTGTGATCATCATGGGAACATGGATATACGTGGCAATCGGAAGTATTCGTGCAGACTCAAGTTCAAAGAGCAGACGATACTCGACCGAAATCCTCGCCAA GTACATGGATTTGTGGAAGATGTAACGGGGAAAAAGGTTGCGACATTGTTTGGGAAGTGGGATGACAGCATGTACTATATGAGTGGTAATGTAAATGTGAAGCCTAAAGATTTGAATTCACCAAACGCATCTTTGTTGTGGAAAAGGACGATGGAATCTCCTAATGTGACACGGTATAATTTGACACCATTTGCCATCACTCTGAATGAGCTTACTCCGGGACTGAAG GAGAATCTCCCGCCTACGGATTCCAGGCTTAGACCTGATCAACGGCATCTAGAGAATGGGGAATACGACAAGGCTAATTTGGAGAAACAAAGGCTGGAAAAGCGTCAGAGAATG TCAAGGAAAATACAAGAAAATGGTTGGAAGCCTAGGTGGTTCCGAAGAGAAGGTGAAAGTGGAACCTTTCGATACATTGGTGGATACTGGGAAGCGAGAGAGCTTCGAAGCTGGGACGGATGCCCTGATATATTTAGTGAAATCAATGAAGAGTCTGCCGATTCATTTGGTGCATTTTAA
- the LOC108335929 gene encoding oxysterol-binding protein-related protein 2A isoform X1 produces MRVKEMHQLCCISLESPGIGNHSPERMAARLFQTRSFPAVGSLGNAAQRWETTVAGVLYKWTNYGKGWRSRWFLLRNGVLSYAKIRCPENLNLLTSSDDISFIGEISTNRLARVDRVAPATRRKHRKASSSSRVVHLKQISSFRESKSDDRRFYIFTATKTLHLRTDSRNDRVAWIQALVSTRGLYPHQALNDHLLLTPNDISVSTDRLKLRLLEEGTSENLVKECEQIMLSEFSEMQGQLEVLCQERSNLLDTIRQLEAANTEPEATAIHDGEYQLTKNEFSSLGRGKYSECSTTESSDDIEKQEMEEVSDEDEISYYDTRDCFTEPDCKCESERAINEVDRCREASTQCTDTENIYPEKMVCNYKHPQIARRKKLPDPVEKEKGVSLWSMIKDNVGKDLTRVCLPVYFNEPISSLQKCCEDLEYSYLLDLAHEYGKSGNGLLRALYVAAFAVSGYASSEGRNCKPFNPLLGETYEADYPEKGIRFFSEKVSHHPTLIACHCEGRGWKFWADSNIHSKFRGRSIQLDPVGVLTLEFNDGEIFQWSKVTTTIYNLILGKIYCDHHGNMDIRGNRKYSCRLKFKEQTILDRNPRQVHGFVEDVTGKKVATLFGKWDDSMYYMSGNVNVKPKDLNSPNASLLWKRTMESPNVTRYNLTPFAITLNELTPGLKENLPPTDSRLRPDQRHLENGEYDKANLEKQRLEKRQRMSRKIQENGWKPRWFRREGESGTFRYIGGYWEARELRSWDGCPDIFSEINEESADSFGAF; encoded by the exons ATGCGAGTGAAAGAGATGCACCAACTGTGTTGTATCTCTCTGGAGAGTCCTGGAATCGGCAACCATTCCCCGGAGCGGATGGCGGCGAGACTTTTTCAAACGAGGAGCTTCCCGGCGGTGGGATCTCTGGGCAATGCTGCTCAAAGATGGGAGACCACGGTGGCCGGCGTTCTCTACAAGTGGACCAATTACGGCAAAGGCTGGAGATCCCGATGGTTCCTCCTCAGGAACGGTGTTCTCTCTTATGCCAAGATCAGATGTCCGGAGAATCTCAACCTCCTCACTTCTTCTGACGACATTAGCTTCATAGGGGAGATTTCCACCAACCGACTCGCACGAGTGGACAGAGTTGCCCCCGCCACACGACGAAAACACCGCAAAGCTTCTTCCTCTTCCCGTGTAGTCCATCTCAAG CAGATTTCATCATTTAGAGAGAGCAAGTCAGATGATCGGCGTTTCTATATATTTACAGCAACGAAAACTCTCCATCTGAGAACTGATTCGAGGAATGATCGGGTTGCGTGGATACAGGCATTGGTTTCGACACGTGGCCTGTATCCTCATCAAGCCCTCAATGATCATCTCTTGCTTACACCCAATGATATATCCGTGTCAACCGACAGGCTTAAGTTACGCTTGCTTGAAGAGGGTACCAGTGAGAACCTTGTAAAGGAGTGCGAGCAAATCATGCTCTCAGAGTTCTCCGAAATGCAAGGACAACTTGAAGTTCTTTGTCAAGAGCGATCTAATTTGCTTGATACAATAAGGCAATTGGAG GCAGCTAATACTGAACCTGAGGCCACTGCAATACACGATGGTGAATACCAGTTAACAAAGAACGAGTTTTCAAGTCTTGGACGTGGAAAATATAGTG AATGTAGTACAACTGAATCATCTGATGATATTGAGAAACAAGAGATGGAGGAAGTATCAGATGAAGATGAAATCTCATATTATGATACTAGAGATTGTTTTACGGAGCCTGATTGCAAGTGTGAGTCAGAAAGAGCTATAAATGAAGTGGACAGGTGTAGGGAAGCCAGCACGCAATGCACTGATACAGAGAACATTTATCCCGAGAAAATGGTCTGTAATTATAAGCACCCTCAGATAGCAAGACGAAAAAAGCTTCCAGATCCTGTTGAGAAAGAGAAGGGTGTTAGTCTTTGGTCAATGATCAAGGACAACGTGGGAAAAGATCTCACGAGAGTTTGTCTCCCGGTATACTTTAATGAGCCTATATCTTCCCTACAAAAATGTTGTGAGGACTTGGAGTACTCTTATCTACTGGATCTAGCTCACGAGTACGGAAAATCA GGAAACGGTCTTCTTCGGGCACTGTATGTTGCTGCCTTTGCAGTTTCGGGTTATGCGTCATCTGAAGGTCGTAACTGTAAACCCTTTAATCCTTTACTGGGTGAAACCTACGAAGCTGATTACCCCGAGAAAGGAATTCGCTTCTTTTCAGAGAAG GTCAGCCATCATCCAACACTCATTGCCTGCCACTGCGAAGGTAGAGGATGGAAGTTTTGGGCTGACAGCAACATCCATTCAAAGTTTCGGGGAAGGTCAATTCAGCTTGATCCAGTAGGTGTTCTGACCCTAGAGTTCAATGATGGTGAAATATTTCAGTGGAGCAAG GTCACCACCACGATCTATAATCTCATCCTTGGGAAAATATACTGTGATCATCATGGGAACATGGATATACGTGGCAATCGGAAGTATTCGTGCAGACTCAAGTTCAAAGAGCAGACGATACTCGACCGAAATCCTCGCCAA GTACATGGATTTGTGGAAGATGTAACGGGGAAAAAGGTTGCGACATTGTTTGGGAAGTGGGATGACAGCATGTACTATATGAGTGGTAATGTAAATGTGAAGCCTAAAGATTTGAATTCACCAAACGCATCTTTGTTGTGGAAAAGGACGATGGAATCTCCTAATGTGACACGGTATAATTTGACACCATTTGCCATCACTCTGAATGAGCTTACTCCGGGACTGAAG GAGAATCTCCCGCCTACGGATTCCAGGCTTAGACCTGATCAACGGCATCTAGAGAATGGGGAATACGACAAGGCTAATTTGGAGAAACAAAGGCTGGAAAAGCGTCAGAGAATG TCAAGGAAAATACAAGAAAATGGTTGGAAGCCTAGGTGGTTCCGAAGAGAAGGTGAAAGTGGAACCTTTCGATACATTGGTGGATACTGGGAAGCGAGAGAGCTTCGAAGCTGGGACGGATGCCCTGATATATTTAGTGAAATCAATGAAGAGTCTGCCGATTCATTTGGTGCATTTTAA
- the LOC108335929 gene encoding oxysterol-binding protein-related protein 2A isoform X3 yields MDTLSMFFECSTTESSDDIEKQEMEEVSDEDEISYYDTRDCFTEPDCKCESERAINEVDRCREASTQCTDTENIYPEKMVCNYKHPQIARRKKLPDPVEKEKGVSLWSMIKDNVGKDLTRVCLPVYFNEPISSLQKCCEDLEYSYLLDLAHEYGKSGNGLLRALYVAAFAVSGYASSEGRNCKPFNPLLGETYEADYPEKGIRFFSEKVSHHPTLIACHCEGRGWKFWADSNIHSKFRGRSIQLDPVGVLTLEFNDGEIFQWSKVTTTIYNLILGKIYCDHHGNMDIRGNRKYSCRLKFKEQTILDRNPRQVHGFVEDVTGKKVATLFGKWDDSMYYMSGNVNVKPKDLNSPNASLLWKRTMESPNVTRYNLTPFAITLNELTPGLKENLPPTDSRLRPDQRHLENGEYDKANLEKQRLEKRQRMSRKIQENGWKPRWFRREGESGTFRYIGGYWEARELRSWDGCPDIFSEINEESADSFGAF; encoded by the exons ATGGACACTCTGTCCATGTTTTTCG AATGTAGTACAACTGAATCATCTGATGATATTGAGAAACAAGAGATGGAGGAAGTATCAGATGAAGATGAAATCTCATATTATGATACTAGAGATTGTTTTACGGAGCCTGATTGCAAGTGTGAGTCAGAAAGAGCTATAAATGAAGTGGACAGGTGTAGGGAAGCCAGCACGCAATGCACTGATACAGAGAACATTTATCCCGAGAAAATGGTCTGTAATTATAAGCACCCTCAGATAGCAAGACGAAAAAAGCTTCCAGATCCTGTTGAGAAAGAGAAGGGTGTTAGTCTTTGGTCAATGATCAAGGACAACGTGGGAAAAGATCTCACGAGAGTTTGTCTCCCGGTATACTTTAATGAGCCTATATCTTCCCTACAAAAATGTTGTGAGGACTTGGAGTACTCTTATCTACTGGATCTAGCTCACGAGTACGGAAAATCA GGAAACGGTCTTCTTCGGGCACTGTATGTTGCTGCCTTTGCAGTTTCGGGTTATGCGTCATCTGAAGGTCGTAACTGTAAACCCTTTAATCCTTTACTGGGTGAAACCTACGAAGCTGATTACCCCGAGAAAGGAATTCGCTTCTTTTCAGAGAAG GTCAGCCATCATCCAACACTCATTGCCTGCCACTGCGAAGGTAGAGGATGGAAGTTTTGGGCTGACAGCAACATCCATTCAAAGTTTCGGGGAAGGTCAATTCAGCTTGATCCAGTAGGTGTTCTGACCCTAGAGTTCAATGATGGTGAAATATTTCAGTGGAGCAAG GTCACCACCACGATCTATAATCTCATCCTTGGGAAAATATACTGTGATCATCATGGGAACATGGATATACGTGGCAATCGGAAGTATTCGTGCAGACTCAAGTTCAAAGAGCAGACGATACTCGACCGAAATCCTCGCCAA GTACATGGATTTGTGGAAGATGTAACGGGGAAAAAGGTTGCGACATTGTTTGGGAAGTGGGATGACAGCATGTACTATATGAGTGGTAATGTAAATGTGAAGCCTAAAGATTTGAATTCACCAAACGCATCTTTGTTGTGGAAAAGGACGATGGAATCTCCTAATGTGACACGGTATAATTTGACACCATTTGCCATCACTCTGAATGAGCTTACTCCGGGACTGAAG GAGAATCTCCCGCCTACGGATTCCAGGCTTAGACCTGATCAACGGCATCTAGAGAATGGGGAATACGACAAGGCTAATTTGGAGAAACAAAGGCTGGAAAAGCGTCAGAGAATG TCAAGGAAAATACAAGAAAATGGTTGGAAGCCTAGGTGGTTCCGAAGAGAAGGTGAAAGTGGAACCTTTCGATACATTGGTGGATACTGGGAAGCGAGAGAGCTTCGAAGCTGGGACGGATGCCCTGATATATTTAGTGAAATCAATGAAGAGTCTGCCGATTCATTTGGTGCATTTTAA